In Solanum lycopersicum chromosome 5, SLM_r2.1, the following are encoded in one genomic region:
- the LOC101243787 gene encoding pectinesterase 1-like: MSGKNSIFALETIFLIILLFIPRVFSDDLVPIPADKSQLNSWFEANVKPLDARKDTLDPALVAAEANKTIIKVRTDGSGDFKTLTEAVKSIPEDNKRRVIIWIGGGNYTEKVKIERNKPFVTLYGDPKNVPNIIFSGTAKQYTIVESGTVIVESEYFSAVNINFVNTAPRPDGKMELAQAAALRTAGDKASLYNCKMFGFQDTFCDDKGKHFFKDCYIEGTVDFIFGNGKSIYLNTEAHVIPGDPMAMVTAHARDGENVDSGYSFVHCTITGTGNTAYLGRAWKPFSKVVFSYTDMTDVVHPEGWSDNGKPENDKSVFYGEYNCKGAGAASGKRVPYTKKLSDEEAKPFISLAYIEGSKWLLPPVTL, from the exons atgtctggaaaaaattcaatttttgctttggaaactatttttttaataattcttctttttattcctAGAGTTTTTTCTGATGATTTAGTTCCAATTCCAGCTGATAAATCACAATTAAATAGTTGGTTTGAAGCTAATGTTAAACCATTAGATGCAAGAAAAGACACTTTAGACCCTGCCCTTGTAGCTGCTGAGGCTAATAAAACTATCATTAAG GTGAGGACAGATGGAAGTGGTGATTTCAAGACTCTAACAGAAGCTGTTAAAAGTATTCCAGAAGATAATAAAAGAAGAGTTATTATTTGGATTGGAGGTGGAAATTACACTGAAAAAGTCAAAATTGAGAGAAATAAGCCTTTTGTTACGTTATATGGAGACCCTAAAAATGTcccaaatattatatttagtgGAACTGCAAAACAATATACTATTGTTGAAAGTGGCACTGTCATTGTTGAATCTGAATACTTCAGTGCTGTTAATATCAACTTTGTG aATACAGCACCAAGACCAGATGGAAAAATGGAATTAGCTCAAGCAGCAGCATTGAGGACAGCAGGAGATAAAGCTTCATTGTATAATTGTAAAATGTTTGGATTTCAAGACACTTTTTGTGATGACAAAGGAAAACATTTCTTTAAAGATTGCTACATTGAAGGCacagttgatttcatatttggCAATGGAAAATCCATATATTTG aacaCAGAGGCACATGTAATTCCAGGGGATCCAATGGCAATGGTAACAGCACATGCAAGAGATGGAGAAAATGTAGACAGTGGCTATTCTTTTGTGCATTGCACTATTACTGGAACAGGAAACACAGCATATTTAGGAAGGGCATGGAAGCCTTTTTCTAAAGTTGTTTTCTCATATACTGATATGACTGATGTTGTTCACCCTGAAGGATGGTCTGACAATGGTAAACCCGAAAACGACAA gtCGGTATTTTACGGAGAATACAATTGTAAAGGAGCAGGGGCAGCTTCGGGAAAAAGAGTTCcatatacaaagaaattaaGTGACGAAGAGGCAAAACCTTTTATATCCCTTGCTTATATTGAAGGTTCTAAGTGGCTACTTCCTCCCGTGAcactttaa